From Hydra vulgaris chromosome 15, alternate assembly HydraT2T_AEP, one genomic window encodes:
- the LOC136072007 gene encoding serine/threonine-protein kinase ULK4-like isoform X2, protein MFTGNTPFHASSYEKICEKIRNQTIVYPIQNLNGSSIKATENLYTLIAGLLQKDPTKRIDWFDLCLHPFWEGELSHLTDIVEHLKTSQQLHFQDSLCNDSSQLETLDANLDLSQSCIENDSLLSHKSFHQDFDAFNNVLDIPPEEKLNLLSLESDNNFNIAKGTYILSKNDDELDELNAASDNLDTNDYLDQINTNTQNSLESTKENSKVDLFKSNSTTSKQSDGFIGLNLNVIDHLYHSSDLTVTPIAENSKLLKLSLLKWDVSSLGFTTVSLQVLQDSSKDYIKQYLNVVFDTFFKFHKSQEKVSIRSKLNLLAYLIAIAKVRELSNLILEEHHQKYLLKELKHSQNIEVKIRIGRLLGVIGSCSSFISPSFNMSEIFNISADQIKQNFRLSHIKQSFLPVIGEFLFFAATQEETESKVLHQWEPSGAVFTIINKCLQQSDDHIARHIAAKIIENVTTTTGRYCKKFLTNEVGLGLWNLYSHATTDIEKATAASALTHLSMHSPAIMQHVSDRAGFNVFQEALFTGVLQSQISFVTIFVTLLSSSIHFKRIMQEDGFLRRIIQNLDSPSFILQAKIYLLLCEMISRSHETLLNSCELKLIGHLEKNARKAATSEHNETSEYAHKCLGVLANTIVTILPSVFEGILHILEVVTGRHHPNPAQTKQLRSHLPLMTIALHLVTSSLFRKKIIKSIDFIQYIGKILQMVNKIGIGEINLSGANIVTLAENLTSDVFSVVEAIGQHPLILLENISDIVNHILPMLILFRKSDDGNLRMLSCRLFTNIASIYLEKEDDATPRQTNVDILIKIIENTFVNEIEDFLLDQDPLPSYCLRLVLLCAERSPHVINGMLKEKVISTLLHILETHQNETGNSTLLSAIGLLNLFIMKKELDFSWLCNLGLIEYLTSAFMEVASSKEDDTSLLLQLLDTIHQIYKKIETAVKSVLLNKYQSSSNKDLSLEKNNVEKLLKQSKGLCELNGIFVNLLVFDDDDIKEWACRCLYLSAELFGGSNDSWFTNNNVVIFFQAISSSNRKRQKILLRVIKRYVTSNAALKEKFKSSFNEIQPILENLIRIEPRDSDDKFVKDVSNDLLKIFFS, encoded by the exons ATGTTCACTGGAAACACACCATTTCATGCTTCTTCATATgagaaaatttgtgaaaaaataagaaatcaaaCCATTGTCTATCCAATACaaa ATTTAAATGGAAGCTCCATAAAGGCTACTGAAAACTTGTACACACTTATTGCAGGGTTGCTTCAGAAAGACCCCACTAAAAGAATTGACTGGTTTGATTTATGTTTGCACCCTTTTTGGGAAGGCGAGCTTAGTCATCTAACAGATATAGTTGAACATCTAAAAACTTCACAACAATTACATTTTCAAGATTCTTTATGCAATGATTCATCTCAATTGGAAACTTTAGATGCAAATTTAGATCTATCTCAGAGCTGCATTGAAAATGATTCTCTTCTAAGTCACAAAAGTTTTCATCAGGATTTTGATGCTTTTAATAATGTTCTGGATATCCCACCtgaagaaaagttaaatttactttCTTTAGAGTCagataacaattttaatattgctAAAGGAACATATATACTTTCAAAAAATGATGATGAGTTAGATGAGTTAAATGCTGCTTCAGATAATTTAGATACAAATGATTATTTAGATCAAATAAATACCAATACACAAAATAGTCTGGAGAGTACTAAGGAGAATTCTAAAGTTGACTTGTTTAAAAGCAATTCTACTACCTCGAAACAGAGTGATGGTTTTATTGGTCTTAACTTAAATGTCATTGATCATCTTTATCACTCAAGTGATCTTACAGTGACTCCTATTGCAGAAAATTCTAAGCTTTTGAAGCTATCACTTCTTAAATGGGATGTAAGTAGTCTGGGGTTCACTACTGTGAGTCTGCAAGTTTTACAAGACAGCAGCAAAGACTACATAAAGCAATACCTTAATGttgtttttgatactttttttaaatttcataagtCCCAAGAAAAAGTTAGTATACGGTCTAAGTTGAATTTACTTGCATATCTAATTGCAATAGCTAAGGTAAGAGAGCTCTCAAATTTGATTTTAGAAGAACATCATCAAAAGTATTTACTCAAGGAACTAAAGCACTCTCAAAACATTGAAGTCAAGATACGtattg ggCGTTTATTAGGAGTGATTGGCAGTTGTTCAAGTTTCATTTCTCCCTCGTTTAACATGtctgaaatatttaatatatctgcagatcaaataaaacaaaattttcgtTTATCTCACATCAAGCAATCATTTCTACCTGTTATTGGAGAGTTTCTTTTCTTTGCTGCTACTCAAGAAGAAACTGAGAGCAAAGTTCTTCACCAATGGGAGCCTTCTG gTGCTGTATTTACCATAATAAACAAGTGTTTACAACAATCTGATGACCATATTGCTAGGCATATTGCAGCAAAAATTATAGAGAATGTGACAACCACAACTGGTCgatattgtaaaaagtttttgacaaaTGAAGTTGGcttg ggTTTATGGAATCTTTATTCTCATGCTACAACAGATATCGAAAAAGCTACTGCAGCTTCAGCGTTGACTCATCTTTCTATGCACTCTCCTGCCATTATGCAGCATGTATCTGATAGAGCTGGTTTTAATGTCTTCCAGGAAGCTCTTTTTACTGGGGTTTTGCAAAGTCAGATCTCATTTGTCAcaatatttgtaactttattatCAAGTTCAATTCACTTTAAACGCATTATGCAAGAAGATGGTTTTTTAAGAAGAATAATCCAAAATCTAGATTCGCcctcttttattttacaagcaaaaatttatcttttactcTGTGAAATGATTTCTCGTTCTCATGAAACACTTCTGAATTCGTGTGAACTAAAGTTGATAggacatttagaaaaaaatgctaGAAAAGCAGCAACTAGTGAACACAATGAAACATCTGAGTATGCGCATAAATGTTTGGGTGTATTAGCTAACACAATAGTCACCATATTGCCAAGTGTATTTGAag gtATACTACACATCTTAGAAGTTGTAACTGGTCGTCATCATCCTAACCCAGCTCAAACCAAGCAGCTTAGGAGTCATTTACCATTAATGACCATTGCTCTGCACCTTGTCACCAGTTCACTGTTtcgtaaaaaaatcattaaatctatagattttattcaatatattgGGAAGATTTTACAA ATGGTTAACAAAATTGGTATTGGAGAAATAAACCTTTCAGGAGCCAACATAGTTACTCTAGCTGAAAACTTAACATCTGATGTGTTTTCTGTAGTTGAAGCTATTGGACAGCATCCACTTATTCTGTTAGAAAACATTTCTGACATAGTCAATCATATTCTTCCTATGTTAATATTGTTCAGAAAAAGTGACGATGGGAATTTACGAATGTTGTCATGCagattatttacaaacataGCTTCCATATATCTTGAAAAGGAAGACGATGCAACACCCAGACAAACAAATGTAGATATTCTAATAAAG ataatagaAAATACATTTGTAAACGAGATTGAAGATTTTCTACTAGATCAAGATCCTTTGCCTTCTTATTGCTTGCGTCTTGTACTTTTATGCGCAGAAAGGTCCCCTCATGTTATTAACGGTATGCTTAAAGAAAAAGTCATATCTACCTTGTTACATATACTTGAAACTCATCAAAACGAAACAGGCAATTCAACACTTCTAAGTGCAATTGGtttgttaaatctttttataatgaaaaaggAGTTAGATTTTTCATGGCTGTGCAATTTAGGTTTAATTGAATACCTTACTTCAGCTTTTATGGAAGTTGCATCTTCAAAAGAGGATGATACATCATTACTGTTGCAGCTATTAGATACAATAcaccaaatttataaaaaaattgaaactgcaGTAAAAAGCGTTCTTTTGAACAAATACCAAAGCTCATCAAATAAAGATCTCtcgttagaaaaaaataatgttgaaaagTTACTTAAACAGAGTAAAGGACTTTGTGAGCTTAACggtatatttgttaatttgctAGTTTTTGACGACGATGACATTAAAGAGTGGGCGTGCAGATGCTTGTATTTATCAGCGGAGCTTTTTGGCGGAAGTAATGACAGCTGGTTTACCAATAACAATGTCGTAATATTTTTTCAAGCCATTTCATCGAGTAACCGAAAGCGCCAAAAGATATTATTAAGAGTTATTAAACGATATGTTACTTCTAATGCAGCactcaaagaaaaatttaaatcgtCTTTCAATGAAATTCAGCCTATTCTAGAAAATTTGATAAGAATTGAGCCTCGAGACAGCGATgataaatttgtaaaagatGTTAGCAACgacttgttaaaaatatttttttcataa
- the LOC136072007 gene encoding serine/threonine-protein kinase ULK4-like isoform X1, with the protein MENFVLYDEIGKGNQRVVYKGRRKGTIKYVAIHCIEKSKRHQLQNSVRISHQLNHPNIVHFYEWYETSNHFWLVVELCTGGSLQTVLQQDIVLPEKTIRSFGKDLVSGLLYLHSLDIVYCDLSPQKIILDSNGTLKYSNFSLSCLRGEDFDETIKMSSVSYKAPEVIDGHLVSLEADLWSLGCLLYQMFTGNTPFHASSYEKICEKIRNQTIVYPIQNLNGSSIKATENLYTLIAGLLQKDPTKRIDWFDLCLHPFWEGELSHLTDIVEHLKTSQQLHFQDSLCNDSSQLETLDANLDLSQSCIENDSLLSHKSFHQDFDAFNNVLDIPPEEKLNLLSLESDNNFNIAKGTYILSKNDDELDELNAASDNLDTNDYLDQINTNTQNSLESTKENSKVDLFKSNSTTSKQSDGFIGLNLNVIDHLYHSSDLTVTPIAENSKLLKLSLLKWDVSSLGFTTVSLQVLQDSSKDYIKQYLNVVFDTFFKFHKSQEKVSIRSKLNLLAYLIAIAKVRELSNLILEEHHQKYLLKELKHSQNIEVKIRIGRLLGVIGSCSSFISPSFNMSEIFNISADQIKQNFRLSHIKQSFLPVIGEFLFFAATQEETESKVLHQWEPSGAVFTIINKCLQQSDDHIARHIAAKIIENVTTTTGRYCKKFLTNEVGLGLWNLYSHATTDIEKATAASALTHLSMHSPAIMQHVSDRAGFNVFQEALFTGVLQSQISFVTIFVTLLSSSIHFKRIMQEDGFLRRIIQNLDSPSFILQAKIYLLLCEMISRSHETLLNSCELKLIGHLEKNARKAATSEHNETSEYAHKCLGVLANTIVTILPSVFEGILHILEVVTGRHHPNPAQTKQLRSHLPLMTIALHLVTSSLFRKKIIKSIDFIQYIGKILQMVNKIGIGEINLSGANIVTLAENLTSDVFSVVEAIGQHPLILLENISDIVNHILPMLILFRKSDDGNLRMLSCRLFTNIASIYLEKEDDATPRQTNVDILIKIIENTFVNEIEDFLLDQDPLPSYCLRLVLLCAERSPHVINGMLKEKVISTLLHILETHQNETGNSTLLSAIGLLNLFIMKKELDFSWLCNLGLIEYLTSAFMEVASSKEDDTSLLLQLLDTIHQIYKKIETAVKSVLLNKYQSSSNKDLSLEKNNVEKLLKQSKGLCELNGIFVNLLVFDDDDIKEWACRCLYLSAELFGGSNDSWFTNNNVVIFFQAISSSNRKRQKILLRVIKRYVTSNAALKEKFKSSFNEIQPILENLIRIEPRDSDDKFVKDVSNDLLKIFFS; encoded by the exons ATGGAGAATTTCGTATTATATGATGAAATAGGAAAAGGAAATCAAAGAGTTGTTTACAAAGGTCGTCGCAAAGGAACTATTAAATATGTTGCTATACATTGTATTGAAAAATCCAAGCGTCATCAGTTGCAAAACAGTGTTCGCATATCACACCAACTAAATCACCCCaatattgttcatttttatGAGTGGTATGAGACATCAAATCATTTTTGGTTAGTTGTTGAACTTTGCACTGGTGGTTCACTTCAAACTGTTCTTCAACAGGACATTGTTTTGCCTGAAAAGACTATCAGAAGTTTTGGTAAAGATTTAGTAAGTGGTTTGTTATACCTTCATTCTTTGGATATTGTGTACTGTGACTTGTCccctcaaaaaattatattagacAGTAATGGAACACTTAAGTATAGTAACTTTTCACTGTCTTGTTTGCGAGGTGaagattttgatgaaactatCAAAATGAGTTCAGTTTCATATAAAGCGCCTGAAGTAATTGATGGTCATTTGGTATCTTTAGAAGCTGATTTGTGGTCACTTGGATGTTTGTTGTACCAAATGTTCACTGGAAACACACCATTTCATGCTTCTTCATATgagaaaatttgtgaaaaaataagaaatcaaaCCATTGTCTATCCAATACaaa ATTTAAATGGAAGCTCCATAAAGGCTACTGAAAACTTGTACACACTTATTGCAGGGTTGCTTCAGAAAGACCCCACTAAAAGAATTGACTGGTTTGATTTATGTTTGCACCCTTTTTGGGAAGGCGAGCTTAGTCATCTAACAGATATAGTTGAACATCTAAAAACTTCACAACAATTACATTTTCAAGATTCTTTATGCAATGATTCATCTCAATTGGAAACTTTAGATGCAAATTTAGATCTATCTCAGAGCTGCATTGAAAATGATTCTCTTCTAAGTCACAAAAGTTTTCATCAGGATTTTGATGCTTTTAATAATGTTCTGGATATCCCACCtgaagaaaagttaaatttactttCTTTAGAGTCagataacaattttaatattgctAAAGGAACATATATACTTTCAAAAAATGATGATGAGTTAGATGAGTTAAATGCTGCTTCAGATAATTTAGATACAAATGATTATTTAGATCAAATAAATACCAATACACAAAATAGTCTGGAGAGTACTAAGGAGAATTCTAAAGTTGACTTGTTTAAAAGCAATTCTACTACCTCGAAACAGAGTGATGGTTTTATTGGTCTTAACTTAAATGTCATTGATCATCTTTATCACTCAAGTGATCTTACAGTGACTCCTATTGCAGAAAATTCTAAGCTTTTGAAGCTATCACTTCTTAAATGGGATGTAAGTAGTCTGGGGTTCACTACTGTGAGTCTGCAAGTTTTACAAGACAGCAGCAAAGACTACATAAAGCAATACCTTAATGttgtttttgatactttttttaaatttcataagtCCCAAGAAAAAGTTAGTATACGGTCTAAGTTGAATTTACTTGCATATCTAATTGCAATAGCTAAGGTAAGAGAGCTCTCAAATTTGATTTTAGAAGAACATCATCAAAAGTATTTACTCAAGGAACTAAAGCACTCTCAAAACATTGAAGTCAAGATACGtattg ggCGTTTATTAGGAGTGATTGGCAGTTGTTCAAGTTTCATTTCTCCCTCGTTTAACATGtctgaaatatttaatatatctgcagatcaaataaaacaaaattttcgtTTATCTCACATCAAGCAATCATTTCTACCTGTTATTGGAGAGTTTCTTTTCTTTGCTGCTACTCAAGAAGAAACTGAGAGCAAAGTTCTTCACCAATGGGAGCCTTCTG gTGCTGTATTTACCATAATAAACAAGTGTTTACAACAATCTGATGACCATATTGCTAGGCATATTGCAGCAAAAATTATAGAGAATGTGACAACCACAACTGGTCgatattgtaaaaagtttttgacaaaTGAAGTTGGcttg ggTTTATGGAATCTTTATTCTCATGCTACAACAGATATCGAAAAAGCTACTGCAGCTTCAGCGTTGACTCATCTTTCTATGCACTCTCCTGCCATTATGCAGCATGTATCTGATAGAGCTGGTTTTAATGTCTTCCAGGAAGCTCTTTTTACTGGGGTTTTGCAAAGTCAGATCTCATTTGTCAcaatatttgtaactttattatCAAGTTCAATTCACTTTAAACGCATTATGCAAGAAGATGGTTTTTTAAGAAGAATAATCCAAAATCTAGATTCGCcctcttttattttacaagcaaaaatttatcttttactcTGTGAAATGATTTCTCGTTCTCATGAAACACTTCTGAATTCGTGTGAACTAAAGTTGATAggacatttagaaaaaaatgctaGAAAAGCAGCAACTAGTGAACACAATGAAACATCTGAGTATGCGCATAAATGTTTGGGTGTATTAGCTAACACAATAGTCACCATATTGCCAAGTGTATTTGAag gtATACTACACATCTTAGAAGTTGTAACTGGTCGTCATCATCCTAACCCAGCTCAAACCAAGCAGCTTAGGAGTCATTTACCATTAATGACCATTGCTCTGCACCTTGTCACCAGTTCACTGTTtcgtaaaaaaatcattaaatctatagattttattcaatatattgGGAAGATTTTACAA ATGGTTAACAAAATTGGTATTGGAGAAATAAACCTTTCAGGAGCCAACATAGTTACTCTAGCTGAAAACTTAACATCTGATGTGTTTTCTGTAGTTGAAGCTATTGGACAGCATCCACTTATTCTGTTAGAAAACATTTCTGACATAGTCAATCATATTCTTCCTATGTTAATATTGTTCAGAAAAAGTGACGATGGGAATTTACGAATGTTGTCATGCagattatttacaaacataGCTTCCATATATCTTGAAAAGGAAGACGATGCAACACCCAGACAAACAAATGTAGATATTCTAATAAAG ataatagaAAATACATTTGTAAACGAGATTGAAGATTTTCTACTAGATCAAGATCCTTTGCCTTCTTATTGCTTGCGTCTTGTACTTTTATGCGCAGAAAGGTCCCCTCATGTTATTAACGGTATGCTTAAAGAAAAAGTCATATCTACCTTGTTACATATACTTGAAACTCATCAAAACGAAACAGGCAATTCAACACTTCTAAGTGCAATTGGtttgttaaatctttttataatgaaaaaggAGTTAGATTTTTCATGGCTGTGCAATTTAGGTTTAATTGAATACCTTACTTCAGCTTTTATGGAAGTTGCATCTTCAAAAGAGGATGATACATCATTACTGTTGCAGCTATTAGATACAATAcaccaaatttataaaaaaattgaaactgcaGTAAAAAGCGTTCTTTTGAACAAATACCAAAGCTCATCAAATAAAGATCTCtcgttagaaaaaaataatgttgaaaagTTACTTAAACAGAGTAAAGGACTTTGTGAGCTTAACggtatatttgttaatttgctAGTTTTTGACGACGATGACATTAAAGAGTGGGCGTGCAGATGCTTGTATTTATCAGCGGAGCTTTTTGGCGGAAGTAATGACAGCTGGTTTACCAATAACAATGTCGTAATATTTTTTCAAGCCATTTCATCGAGTAACCGAAAGCGCCAAAAGATATTATTAAGAGTTATTAAACGATATGTTACTTCTAATGCAGCactcaaagaaaaatttaaatcgtCTTTCAATGAAATTCAGCCTATTCTAGAAAATTTGATAAGAATTGAGCCTCGAGACAGCGATgataaatttgtaaaagatGTTAGCAACgacttgttaaaaatatttttttcataa